In a genomic window of Colius striatus isolate bColStr4 chromosome 2, bColStr4.1.hap1, whole genome shotgun sequence:
- the MGME1 gene encoding mitochondrial genome maintenance exonuclease 1: MLFVRMKFLQLLFRKPRKLETLFQIPFCQKQFPHMCLATSACLYSKKKKVNAYEQVDQEKYKNLVYSVTSYKTSAQTPETILEEDNLLYGPPDKHRPPVKAEAKTPKNWVPLMNSNKRIPFPSSDSALPMRIALQKTKMPSVTRILQQTLSPQQAFYLERWKQKMIKELGKDGFAEYTKNLFLQGELFHKALESVFLSEEMTTKEQREDVTISGYLSSVEQVLKDISEVKALESAVQHETLQYLGLVDCVAKYRGQLCVIDWKTSEKPKPFLKNTFDNPLQVAAYIGAINHDANYDFQVSCGLVVVAYKDGSPAHPHFMDPAQCLQYWNKWLLRLEEYLDKN; the protein is encoded by the exons ATGCTTTTTGTCAGAATGAAATTCCTACAGCTACTGTTCAGGAAACCAAGGAAACTGGAAACACTTTTTCAAATACCTTTTTGCCAAAAGCAATTCCCACACATGTGTCTGGCCACCTCTGCCTGTCTTtatagtaaaaagaaaaaagtgaatgcTTATGAACAAGTTGACCAAGAAAAATACAAGAACTTGGTCTACTCTGTTACATCTTACAAAACCAGCGCCCAAACACCAGAGACAATACTTGAAGAAGACAATTTGTTATATGGGCCACCAGATAAACACAGACCTCCAGTTAAAGCTGAAGCAAAAACTCCTAAGAACTGGGTTCCATTAATGAACTCCAACAAGAGAATTCCCTTTCCCAGCAGTGATTCAGCGCTCCCCATGAGAATCGctttacaaaaaacaaaaatgcCCAGTGTTACCCGTATTCTTCAACAGACTCTTTCTCCACAGCAAGCCTTTTATCTAGAACGGTGGAAACAGAAAATGATAAAGGAACTTGGAAAAGATGGTTTTGCAGAGTATACTAAAA ATCTTTTCCTCCAAGGAGAGCTCTTCCATAAAGCTTTGGAATCTGTCTTCCTGTCTGAAGAGATGACAACTAAGGAACAGAGAGAAGATGTTACTATTTCTGGCTACTTATCGAGTGTGGAACAAGTCTTAAAAGATATCAGTGAAGTGAAAGCTCTGGAAAGTGCAGTTCAGCATGAGACTCTTCAGTATTTGGGCCTGGTAGACTGCGTGGCTAAGTATCG AGGCCAGTTGTGTGTGATTGACTGGAAAACTTCAGAGAAACCAAAGCCATTTCTGAAGAACACTTTTGACAACCCGTTACAGGTTGCAGCATATATTGGAGCCATAAATCATGATGCCAACTATGACTTCCAG GTTAGTTGTGGACTCGTTGTGGTTGCCTATAAGGACGGCTCCCCTGCACATCCGCATTTCATGGATCCTGCTCAGTGTTTGCAGTACTGGAATAAGTGGCTCCTGCGCCTTGAAGAGTACTTGGACAAAAACTGA